The region GAAGTATCAAGCCTACTCGCCCAACTTCCGGCAGGAGGCGGGCGAACACGGCACTGAGACCCGGGGTATCGTCCGGGTTCACCAGTTCAACAAGGTGGAACTGGTGAACTTCGTCCGGCCGGACGAGAGCGACGATCGCTTGGAGGGGCTCGTCGACGAAGCCGAGGAGGTGCTCCGGCGGCTCGACCTCCCCTACCGCATCCTCGAGATGTGTACGGGCGACCTCGGGTTCACACAGGCCAAGAAATACGACATCGAGGTCTGGGCACCCGGCGACGAGATGGCGGACGGGCCCGAGGTGGGCGGCCGCTGGCTCGAGGTCTCCTCGGTCTCGAACTTCGAGGATTTCCAGGCCCGCCGAGCGGGCATCCAGTACCGCCCCGAGCGCCACGAGAGCGCGGAGTACCTCCACACGCTCAACGGCTCGGGCGTCGCCGTACCGCGCGTGCTGGTGGCGATTCTGGAATACTATCAGAACGAGGACGGCACCGTCGACGTGCCCGAGGCGCTCCAGCCCTACATGGGCGGACAGGAGGTCGTCGAGGGCCACGAACCGGTGGGCGAGAGCGCGCTTGGGGCTGGAGATAGAGAGTAACGAGGTCGGGGCACCGAGGTCGGGACAACGCCGCGAACGAACGTGAGCGGCGGAAAACCGACCTCGTGATGCGAGGCGGGGAGTGAAACGACCCGGCGAGCGTGCGGTGCGGTGACTCGCTGGGACAACGCGACGCGGTGAGCAACGCGAACCGCGAGCGGCAAACCGACCTCGACACGCGAGCCAGGGCGAGCGCGTTGCGCTCGCTGGCAGCCGGCCGTAGGCCGGCGACGGGGAACGGAGTGACCCGCCGAGCGTGCGGTACGGTCACTGCTGGGACAACACCGCGAACCGCAAGCGGCAAACCGACTTCGAGACACGAGAGAAAACGAGTGATTCTGTAGCCTGTCAGTTCGTGAAGGTTCGGAGATCGGTGATGCCGTCCTCGTCGACGGTAAACAGGTCGACGAACGCGAACAGTTCGCTGCCGTCTTTCTCGAACAGCCGCCCGTGCACCGCCACCTTGTCGGCGTCGTCGGGCTGCTCGCCGTCAGGGACAAACACCGTCTCCACTGAGTGACCCGTCTCCGTGTGAGGCCGTTCCTCCAGCATAAACTCCAGAAACCGGTCACGACCGTCAAACGTGCGGTCGGGGCGGTTGTGGCGGAAGCCGGGCGCGAGCACCGACTCAAGCGCCTCGCCGTCGTTGGCGTCGATGGCCTCGTAGTAGCACTCGACAAGGTCGCTGTGGCTCATGGCCGAGAGCAGGGCCAGCGCGACAATGAATCGGGCGGTCCGCGACGTTTTACTTCCCAGGGCGCTCACTCAGCGTGTGGACCTGCACGTCCGGTACGAGGGTGACGACGACCCCAAGAAATGCACCGCCCGGAAGCTCGCCCGGTTCGACCTCGCCGAGCTCCACCGGTCAGACCGCGCGACGCCCTACGGTGTGGTGCTCAATCCGCACGCCGAGCAGGCGCTCTCCCCGGCCGACCGCGACGCTGCCGAGCGGGCGCTGGTCGCCCTCGACTGCTCGTGGGAGTCCGCTGGTGAGAAAATGTTCAGCATCGACGGCGACCACCGGGCGCTGCCCTACCTCGTCGCCGCCAACCCCGTCAACTTCGGGAAACCGATGCAGCTCACCACCGTCGAGGCGTTCGCCGCTGCACTCTCCATTCTTGGTGAGCATTCCCAGGCCGAGCAGGTGCTCTCGAAGTTCACGTGGGGCGAGACGTTCCTCGAACTCAACGAGGAGCCGCTGCGGCGCTACAGCGAGTGTGCCGACTCCTCGGAAACCGTCGCGATTCAGCAGGAGTATCTCGACCGCTGATTTCTCCAGCCGGCTCCCGACCCACCACAGCAGGGAGACGAACAGTTAACCGGGCTTGCTCGATTGGTAGGATATCGACAGGAGCGTGAACCTGTCGCGAACGCTCGGAGATGGCACCCACCTACATCGGCGCGATCGACCAAGGAACGACGGGCACGCGGTTCATGGTGTTCGACCGCGGCGGGCGCGTCGTTGCCAGCGCCTACGAACGACACGAACAGCTCTACCCCAATCCGGGGTGGGTCGAACACGACCCCCTCGAAATCTGGGAGCACGTCCAGCAGGTCGTCGTCGACGCGCTCGCTGACGCGGGGCTGGATGCCTCGCAGTTGGCGGCGCTCGGCATCACCAACCAGCGCGAGACGACCGTCGTCTGGGACGCAGCGAGCGGGCGGCCCGTCCACAACGCACTGGTCTGGCAAGACCGCCGGACTACCGACCGGGTGGAGGAACTCGAGGCCGCCGGCCGCGTCGACGAAATTCGGGCCACGACCGGTCTCGAGTGTGACGCCTACTTCTCGGCGACCAAAACCGAGTGGCTCCTGGACAACGCCGAACCAGTGACGCTCCAGAGCAGCCGGGGGCGGGACCTTCGCGAGCGGGCCCGCGACCGCGAACTCCTGATGGGCACCATCGATTCGTGGCTCATCCACAAGCTCACGGGCAACCACATCACCGACGTGACGAACGCCTCGCGGACGATGCTCTACGACATCCACGAGATGGCGTGGGACGAGGACCTGCTCGCGGAGTTCGGCGTGCCCCGCGAGATGCTGCCTGAGGTCCGGCCCTCCTCCGACGAGGAACTCTACGGCCACACCGACCCCGACGGCTTCCTTGGCGCCGCGGTACCCGTCGCCGGCGCACTCGGCGACCAGCAAGCGGCGCTGTTCGGCCAGACGTGCTTCGACGCCGGCGACGCAAAGAACACCTACGGCACCGGCTCGTTCTACCTGCTGAACACCGGCACCGACGCCGTCGACTCGGACCACGGCCTCCTCACGACGGTGGCGTTCCAGCAGTCGGGCGAACCCGCCCGGTACGCGCTGGAGGGATCGATTTTCGTCACCGGTGCGGCCATCGAGTGGCTGGAGGACGTCGACCTCATCAACAACGCTGCCCAGACCGCTGAACTCGCTCGGTCGGTCGATTCAACAGATTGCGTCTACATGGTGCCAGCGTTCACGGGCCTCGGCGCGCCTCACTGGGACGGCCGCGCCAGGGGGACCATCGTCGGAATGACTCGGGGCACCCGGAAGGAGCATATCGTCCGGGCGACCCTGGAGTCAATCGCCTACCAGACCCGAGATATCGCCGAGGCGATGGCTGCGGACTCCGGTGTCGAGACCACGGCCTTGCGCGTTGACGGTGGCGCGGTGGAGAACGACTTCCTCTGTCAGCTACAGGCCGACATCCTGCAGACCGCCATCGTCCGCCCGGAGGTGACCGAGACGACTGCGCTGGGCGCGGCCTACGCGGCTGGCCTCGCGGTTGACTACTGGGAGAGCCTCGGCGCGCTTCGGGCGAACTGGCGAGTCGACCGCGAGTTCAGCCCGGAGATGGCTCCCGACGAGGCCGACGCGAAATACGACCGCTGGGGCGACGCAGTCGACCGGTCCCTCGACTGGGCTCGAGACGAGGACTGATGTTTGGTCGTTTGGATCTATATTCTGCAGCCTGAGGGCTCATACTCGCAAAATATTCAGCTTGGCCGTTCACGGTTATTCCGTCATTTCGTCAGGTCATAAATCACAATCTGCGATATAGATTGTTTGTAGCGTTGCTCCGGAGCGCGTTCGGTGTCAGTTGGCGATACTCCGCCCGGTTGGGTATCGAGAACGGGACAAGCAGCTGAAGAAGTTCCGCGTGCGCCCGAACCGGTGTACACGCCACGCGTTGACGCCAACCAATTCCTCGCGGTGGCAACGCAGTTCGACGGTGGAAACTCGCCGGTCGAACAGATCGCTCTCCACGGTCAACGCCGTCCGCCAAGCCGCGGCGCGTATGTGTTTACCCCGAGGACTCGACGGATGGCACAGCGTGAGTCCGTGAAATCATCTCGTTGTCTCGGACAATGCGCTTGAGCTTCTCGTAGGGATTGCGTCCCTGCTGGCGCGATGTCGCCAGCAGGGACAGCAACGTCTCGTGAACGAACATCCCGCGGTCGTTGCGGAGCGTCCCGATGATTTTCCGGAGAACAACCGGCTCACGAAGCGCATTCTCCGCAGCGTTGTTCGTTGGCGAGACTGCTGGCTCACCGATGAAGGTGAGCCAGTGGTCGATCCCTCCTTTGATCTTCCCGAGCAGTGTTGCCACTGGGTCGTCGGTAGCTGAGCACCTAACGAGCGATTTGAGTCCGTTCTGGCTTGATCGGTGCATCTGTGCTCGCTCACGAAGGCTCGGGTCGGTCTCCAGCCACGACTGGAGACCGACGTACATTTGCGTGAGATGCCGGTGAATTGGCTCTCCGTCCTCGTACTTGTCAGCGACATCTTCCGCTTCGCGGAGAATATGTGCCCAGCACCGCTGGAGGTTGCTGGTGAATGCCGGATATGCCGTCCAGCCATCGCAGACGACCGTTCCCGCGAAGTCCTCGCCGAGGACTTCTGCCGGAACATCGCTTCCGCGACTCTCTCTGACCGCGTACAGCGTGTGCTCGTCCGTGGTGAACGTCCACATCCACGCCTGTTCGCCGTCGCGTTTGATTCCCGTCTCGTCGATGTGAACAACGTCAGCGTGCTGAATCCGTCGGCGGATCTGTTCGTATTCACAGCGACCGGCGCGCGCAGCGCGCTCGGTCGCGTGCCACGCAGATGCACCTGAGAGTTCGAGGCCATGCAATTGCTCGAAGCGGTCGGCGATCTTCCGGTAGGGGAGGCGGTGATCGTATCTGGAAAGAGCGGCTTGGGCGATGACGTTCACCCCGAACTGCCCCTCGTCGGGGCAGTCGGGGTGTGAAGCGACAGTCTCGGCTCCACAAGAGTAGCACTCGTAGTGATGGCGGTTGTACTGTGTAACTTCGGGTGGCTGTGGATCCGGGAGTTCCTCGACGAGTCGGGGGCTGACGCCCGCCGACTCGTCGAACCCTTCGCCACACTCCGGACAGCAGTCACAGGTAACGTCGATTTCTCGATCTGGGTCAGGTGCGGCTCGCCACTCAGGGTCGTGTCCGGGCTTTCGACCCGGTGTCCCACCGTCAGTACGTGGCTGTTCGTCGTCCTCGTCCGCATCGGACGAGGACGACGACTCCTCTTGGTCTGACTGGTCCTTGCTCGGTGGTGTATGCGGTCCCTCGTACCACCGGAGCTTAGCTCTGAGACGTTTGTTCTCTTCGCGGAGTTGCTGATTCTCTTGCTTGAGGTTTGTTTTCTCCTGCTCAAGTTCATCAACGCGATTTTCGAGAGCAGTGATCCGCTCAAGCAGTTGCTCCACTTTTTCGTCAGCGACCATCACAACTCTCCTCGGTCAGTGCAGACGACGCGGGACGGTCTCCCTGCCGGAGACCGTCCCTCGGAGAACACCCTGTCGTCTGCATTGCTCTACTGTTGGGTCAGGAGCAACTTACGAGAGAGTGGCGAAATCGTTCTGGGGGTAAACACGTACCGCGGCGCCACCGACAGCCTCCGGGGTGCAGTGCTCGACGCCGGCCCCGTGTTCCCGAGTCCGGGCTGTACGACCATCACCGTCTACCCCCACGACTCCCAGCGGCCCAGCTTCACGCGTCGGCTGGTCGAACGGCTCACGTTCTGAGCCGGCCGAACGGACGCGTTTTTACGCGCAGGCCGGTTACAGCCGGGTAATAGATGACTTTCGAAGACCTTCCGACTACCCCCCGGTCGGAGGAGCTGCTCGACAAGGCGTTCTCGCGGGCCTCCCGAACGGGGCGTGCGAAAGCTCCGTATGAAGCCCAGGAAGCGATGCTGCGGACCGCCGCTAACATCCTCTCGGACAACTTAGAGAACGTGGTGACGGCGTGGCCGGATTTCGACTACGTCGACCCGTTCTACTACGAACTCGCCGACGCCATCGTCGACGTCGACCGCCTGCGGCAGGCACTCAGCGAGGTGACATGGGCCAGCCGCCAGATCGGCGAACTGCGCTCTGAGTACACCACCAAGATTCGGAACTCCGACACCGATACCGCCCGCAAACACCGCAAGCAGGCGTTCGCCCGGATAGCCGACATCATGGACGAGATCGAGGACGATCTGCTGTTCGTGGGCGAGGCCCGCGACCAGCTCAAAACGCTGCCGGATATCCGTCCCGACGAGCCGGCCATCGTCGTCGCTGGCTACCCCAACGTGGGGAAATCCTCGTTCGTCAACCACGTCACTAACGCCCGCAACGAGATTCGCTCGTACCCCTTCACCACGAAGGCGGTGCAGGTGGGTCACTTCGAGTACGACCGGGTCCGCCACCAGATCGTGGACACGCCGGGCCTGCTCGACCGGCCAGAGGCAGAGCGCAATGGCATCGAGAAGCAGGCTGTCTCGGCGCTGGAACATCTGGCCGACGCGGTGCTGTTCGTCGTCGACGCGTCCGGGGAGTGTGGCTACCCGCTCGAGTCACAGCTCGAACTCCGCGACGAAGTTCTCGAGCGGTTCGACGTTCCCGTGCTGACGGTCTGTAACAAGTCCGACCGCTCGCGGGATGTGGAGGCGGACCTCTACATGAGCGTCACCGAGGACGAGAACGTCGATGCGGTGCTCAAACAGGTGGTCGAGGCCATCGACTGGGAGCCGGATATTCCTGCCTCCCGGCGCGAGTAACCCTACGACGCGCGGTAGGTCACCGTCACGGTTACCGTAACAGCGACTGTTCCGGGCTGGAACTGCGTCCCGGCCGCATCCATTTCTGCGAATCTGACGTCGTAGCTCGGGCTGGAGCCGACGTTGACCTGTTGGACGCCGGTCACCGTCAGGCCAGATGCGCCAGCCGCGGCGTCAGCATCCGCGCGGGCGGTCTCGACTGCCTCACCGATGGCGTCGGCACGGAGTTCCTCGCGGGCCGCATCCGAGAGCGTGAACTGGACGCCGTACACCTCGACACCGGCGCTCCCGACAGCGGTGTCGAGAACGGTGCCAGCGCTGTCGGGTGCCGTCTCGACGCGGAGGCTGTGGACGGCGCGGTAGCCGGTCGGCTCGCGCTCGGTGCCGGAGTAGTCGTACGTTGCGGTCAGCGAGTAGCCGGCCGTGGTGATGGCGTCCTCAGCGACACCAGCATTCTGGAGTGCGTCGATGAGCGCGGCCGTGCGGTCGGCGGCGTCAGCGCGGACAGCTTCGGCACTCTCACCAGTTGAGACGACAGCCAACTGCAGGACAGCGATATCTGGCTGGGCGGTGACGCTCCCGGTGCCGGTGGTCACGATGGTCGTGGTGTTCGACGCCGACGGCGCCTCGGCGGTCGCTGCGGCGGTGTCGATTGGGGCAGCACTGCAGCCGGCGAGCAGGAGCAGGCCGGCGAGCGCGATTGCGGTGATGGAACGATTCATACAACCTGTAGGCACTCAGAGAAGATAACTGTAGCTTAGGCGCAAAGAACGGTTTGCGCTATCCGTCCGGCTTGTCGGCGGGTTTGCGCTCGACGGCGGTGTAATGAACCGCGACCTGCAGGTCGCCGCCGGAGCTCAGTCCGAACGGACCGTAGTCGAGCGCGCCCACCCGCTCGTAGATGCGGCCGACCAATGAGGGGGGGTCCGTGCCGGGGGGATGGCCAATAGTCACGACCACGCGCTCGGCGCTGCGGAACGGGAAGGCAGCGCCGTACTCCACGTCGAATGAAATCAGCGAGAGTGACGGCTCGGCATCGACGAGTTCCTCGACGGTGTCCCGCGCGTCGTCGGCGAACACCGCACGCTCGTAGGAGGCGTAGGTCACCCCGCCGAGGAACGAGGAGAGCAACAGGATGACCACGCCAAGAGTCCCAATGCGTTTGATCGTCTCTCGGCGCGCGTCCTCGGTCTTGAACCACTGTTCGGGCCGGTAGCCCTTGTAGAAGAAGACCGCCAGCGCGGCGAAGTTGATGGAGAGGAAGTTCACCGCGACCAGCACCGCCGAGCCGAAGACGGCGGTGGGTTCGCCCCAGGCGATGCCGATGCCGATGACTGCGGTCGGCGGCACCAACGCCGCGGCAATCATGACGCCGACGAGCGCGGCGGAGACGCCCGAGGAGAGCGAGAGCGCGCCTGCGACCCCGGCCGCCAGCGCGACGACGAGCGACGGGACGCCGGGCGAGAGCCGCTCGCGCACCTCGTCGATGGCGAGCACCTCCATCGGGCCCAGCGGAACAATGTTGCTGTAGCGCAGTGCCGAGGCAAACAGCGCCGCTCCGGCGATCGCCAACAGCGCGCCGGCAGCTTGGAGTTTCACCCCGCGGACGAACAGCTCCCGGTCGTCGACGACGCTCCCGACGCTGGTGGCCATCGCCGGCCCGATGAGCGGCGCGATGACCATCGAGCCGACGACGACCGCCGCGGAGTCGAGCAGCAGTCCCGCGGTGGCGACGAGCGCACTGAGAAACGTCATGATGAGAAACGGCACCCAGTCGGGAGCGAGATCGCTCGCACGCGCGACCAGTTCGTCCCGGGCGATGCGCTCGCCCTCCTCGCCGTCCTCCCACTCTTTCTCGAGCTGTTCGTACTTCTGGGAGACGACCGTCTCAGCTTCCAACACTACAGTGTAGGCGTCGCGGTCGATACCCGCCTCCTCGCGGAGTTGGTCGAGTATGGGCTCGACGGCGCTCGTCGGCAGCGGGAACGAAACGACGGCGGTGTACTCCCGGCCGCTGGTCTCGTCGGAGAGCACGTAGTCGATGGCGCGGCTGTCGAGCACGGAGAGCACCGCGTCGCGCTTGCCCACGGGGATCATCACCTGAACGAGGCGCACAGGCGACTGGTTCGACGGTTTCCCACATAAGCAGAAGGGTCGACCGGCCGGCCTACTGCTCGACGAGCGCTTTGAACGCCGACTGCTCCTCGCGGGTGCCGATGGCGACGAGCACGTCCTCGGCCGCGAGTTTGAACGATGGTTCCGGGTTCGAGACGGTCTCCGAACCACGCTGCACCGCGATGACCGAGACGCCGGTCTCGCTACGGATGCCGGCCTCGTTCAGCGTGGTGCCGACGAGCGCGGACTCTGGTTCGAGGTCGACCCATTCGATGATGGCGTTCCCGAGGGGGACGCTCAGTTCGTCAACGTCGACCGATTCGAAGTACGCGCCTTCCAAAATCGACCCGAGTTTGTTGGCTTGGTTGCTGGAGAGGTCGAGGACGCGCTCGGCGTCGGCGCTCTCGTCCTCACGGCTGAACAGTTCACAGCGGCCGTCGTGGTGAACCACCACCACCACGCGGCTGTCGCCCGAGAGCTCCAGTTCGAACCGCCGGCCGACGCCGGGGATGTCGGTTTCGTAGACGGCCATACTGCGCGGGTTCGACAGGCGGGCGCAAAAGCGTGCCGCCACTCGGTTCAGTTCGGGAGCACGCGCCGCTCGATGGCGGGTGACAGCCCCATCAGCGTCGTGCCGAGCACCGTCATCGCGAGGACGTAGCCGACGGTGAACGCGTAGATAGTCGAGGCCATTTCACCCGAGAGCACGGTGCCTGCGGCTGCGAGCGCCGCAGCCGCGATGATGAGTGAGAACTCCCCGCGGGCGACCAGCCCTAGCCCCGTTCGGAGCGAGCGGCGGTTATCGAGCCCGTAGAGCCGGCCGCCGACGAACCCGCTCAGGAGCTTCGCCGGCAGCGAGATCGCCACCGCCAGCGCAATGAGATCCAGGACCCCGAGGAACGCGAA is a window of halophilic archaeon DL31 DNA encoding:
- a CDS encoding protein of unknown function DUF541 (PFAM: Protein of unknown function DUF541~KEGG: hvo:HVO_1926 hypothetical protein), producing the protein MNRSITAIALAGLLLLAGCSAAPIDTAAATAEAPSASNTTTIVTTGTGSVTAQPDIAVLQLAVVSTGESAEAVRADAADRTAALIDALQNAGVAEDAITTAGYSLTATYDYSGTEREPTGYRAVHSLRVETAPDSAGTVLDTAVGSAGVEVYGVQFTLSDAAREELRADAIGEAVETARADADAAAGASGLTVTGVQQVNVGSSPSYDVRFAEMDAAGTQFQPGTVAVTVTVTVTYRAS
- a CDS encoding transposase IS66 (PFAM: Transposase, IS66~KEGG: hsl:OE1094R transposase (ISH10)) — encoded protein: MVADEKVEQLLERITALENRVDELEQEKTNLKQENQQLREENKRLRAKLRWYEGPHTPPSKDQSDQEESSSSSDADEDDEQPRTDGGTPGRKPGHDPEWRAAPDPDREIDVTCDCCPECGEGFDESAGVSPRLVEELPDPQPPEVTQYNRHHYECYSCGAETVASHPDCPDEGQFGVNVIAQAALSRYDHRLPYRKIADRFEQLHGLELSGASAWHATERAARAGRCEYEQIRRRIQHADVVHIDETGIKRDGEQAWMWTFTTDEHTLYAVRESRGSDVPAEVLGEDFAGTVVCDGWTAYPAFTSNLQRCWAHILREAEDVADKYEDGEPIHRHLTQMYVGLQSWLETDPSLRERAQMHRSSQNGLKSLVRCSATDDPVATLLGKIKGGIDHWLTFIGEPAVSPTNNAAENALREPVVLRKIIGTLRNDRGMFVHETLLSLLATSRQQGRNPYEKLKRIVRDNEMISRTHAVPSVESSG
- a CDS encoding TrkA-C domain protein (PFAM: Regulator of K+ conductance, C-terminal~KEGG: hmu:Hmuk_0799 TrkA-C domain protein) codes for the protein MAVYETDIPGVGRRFELELSGDSRVVVVVHHDGRCELFSREDESADAERVLDLSSNQANKLGSILEGAYFESVDVDELSVPLGNAIIEWVDLEPESALVGTTLNEAGIRSETGVSVIAVQRGSETVSNPEPSFKLAAEDVLVAIGTREEQSAFKALVEQ
- a CDS encoding hypothetical protein (KEGG: hla:Hlac_1690 hypothetical protein), with the protein product MSHSDLVECYYEAIDANDGEALESVLAPGFRHNRPDRTFDGRDRFLEFMLEERPHTETGHSVETVFVPDGEQPDDADKVAVHGRLFEKDGSELFAFVDLFTVDEDGITDLRTFTN
- a CDS encoding Conserved hypothetical protein CHP00341 (KEGG: hbo:Hbor_05260 hypothetical protein~TIGRFAM: Conserved hypothetical protein CHP00341~PFAM: Protein of unknown function DUF389), translating into MRLVQVMIPVGKRDAVLSVLDSRAIDYVLSDETSGREYTAVVSFPLPTSAVEPILDQLREEAGIDRDAYTVVLEAETVVSQKYEQLEKEWEDGEEGERIARDELVARASDLAPDWVPFLIMTFLSALVATAGLLLDSAAVVVGSMVIAPLIGPAMATSVGSVVDDRELFVRGVKLQAAGALLAIAGAALFASALRYSNIVPLGPMEVLAIDEVRERLSPGVPSLVVALAAGVAGALSLSSGVSAALVGVMIAAALVPPTAVIGIGIAWGEPTAVFGSAVLVAVNFLSINFAALAVFFYKGYRPEQWFKTEDARRETIKRIGTLGVVILLLSSFLGGVTYASYERAVFADDARDTVEELVDAEPSLSLISFDVEYGAAFPFRSAERVVVTIGHPPGTDPPSLVGRIYERVGALDYGPFGLSSGGDLQVAVHYTAVERKPADKPDG
- a CDS encoding UPF0293 protein (KEGG: hla:Hlac_1678 hypothetical protein~HAMAP: UPF0293 protein~PFAM: Protein of unknown function DUF367; RNase L inhibitor RLI, possible metal-binding region) encodes the protein MNRAVRDVLLPRALTQRVDLHVRYEGDDDPKKCTARKLARFDLAELHRSDRATPYGVVLNPHAEQALSPADRDAAERALVALDCSWESAGEKMFSIDGDHRALPYLVAANPVNFGKPMQLTTVEAFAAALSILGEHSQAEQVLSKFTWGETFLELNEEPLRRYSECADSSETVAIQQEYLDR
- a CDS encoding Glycerol kinase (PFAM: Carbohydrate kinase, FGGY, N-terminal; Carbohydrate kinase, FGGY, C-terminal~TIGRFAM: Glycerol kinase~HAMAP: Glycerol kinase~KEGG: hla:Hlac_1122 glycerol kinase); translated protein: MAPTYIGAIDQGTTGTRFMVFDRGGRVVASAYERHEQLYPNPGWVEHDPLEIWEHVQQVVVDALADAGLDASQLAALGITNQRETTVVWDAASGRPVHNALVWQDRRTTDRVEELEAAGRVDEIRATTGLECDAYFSATKTEWLLDNAEPVTLQSSRGRDLRERARDRELLMGTIDSWLIHKLTGNHITDVTNASRTMLYDIHEMAWDEDLLAEFGVPREMLPEVRPSSDEELYGHTDPDGFLGAAVPVAGALGDQQAALFGQTCFDAGDAKNTYGTGSFYLLNTGTDAVDSDHGLLTTVAFQQSGEPARYALEGSIFVTGAAIEWLEDVDLINNAAQTAELARSVDSTDCVYMVPAFTGLGAPHWDGRARGTIVGMTRGTRKEHIVRATLESIAYQTRDIAEAMAADSGVETTALRVDGGAVENDFLCQLQADILQTAIVRPEVTETTALGAAYAAGLAVDYWESLGALRANWRVDREFSPEMAPDEADAKYDRWGDAVDRSLDWARDED
- a CDS encoding small GTP-binding protein (KEGG: hbo:Hbor_05240 GTPase~TIGRFAM: Small GTP-binding protein~PFAM: Nucleolar GTP-binding 1) — translated: MTFEDLPTTPRSEELLDKAFSRASRTGRAKAPYEAQEAMLRTAANILSDNLENVVTAWPDFDYVDPFYYELADAIVDVDRLRQALSEVTWASRQIGELRSEYTTKIRNSDTDTARKHRKQAFARIADIMDEIEDDLLFVGEARDQLKTLPDIRPDEPAIVVAGYPNVGKSSFVNHVTNARNEIRSYPFTTKAVQVGHFEYDRVRHQIVDTPGLLDRPEAERNGIEKQAVSALEHLADAVLFVVDASGECGYPLESQLELRDEVLERFDVPVLTVCNKSDRSRDVEADLYMSVTEDENVDAVLKQVVEAIDWEPDIPASRRE